The Flavobacterium commune genome contains a region encoding:
- a CDS encoding sensor histidine kinase produces MQFSDKRSTGRWILIFTSFLIISLILWNTYTFFQIFKNEERLKMNLLAKAQKTLINADENTDVELPLQIFKNNTSIPVILTENDSIINTINIDEAIVKNKSKAMDFLSQLKKENDPIIIEYAPNKYQKWYYGNSALLNKLKYYPIALLLIIFLFSALMYYFYRSTKIATQNKLWAGMAKETAHQIGTPLSSLIGWVEILKTENIDPTTTIEIEKDVDRLQTITDRFSKIGSEPVLEKSNIIEETLKTYNYLQSRFSKQIEFSFESPKSEIYTMLNPTLHSWTIENLIKNAIDAMKGKGKIAVSIEEEPLYVRINVTDSGSGIPKNQFNTIFEPGFTTKKRGWGLGLSLTKRIVKEYHKGNIKVLHSEIGKGTTMQVKYNKI; encoded by the coding sequence ATGCAATTTTCTGACAAAAGAAGTACCGGAAGATGGATACTTATTTTTACTTCATTTCTTATCATTTCCTTGATCCTATGGAATACCTATACTTTTTTTCAGATTTTTAAAAATGAAGAACGTCTCAAGATGAATCTTTTGGCCAAAGCCCAAAAAACACTCATCAACGCCGATGAAAATACCGATGTGGAACTTCCGCTTCAAATTTTTAAAAATAACACTTCTATTCCTGTCATTCTTACCGAAAATGACAGCATTATCAACACCATTAACATTGATGAAGCCATAGTAAAAAATAAATCGAAAGCTATGGATTTTTTATCCCAATTAAAGAAAGAAAATGACCCAATTATCATTGAATATGCGCCTAACAAATACCAGAAATGGTATTATGGAAACTCGGCTTTACTAAACAAACTAAAATATTACCCTATCGCCTTATTGCTGATTATTTTCTTATTCTCAGCTCTGATGTATTATTTTTATCGCAGTACTAAAATTGCCACTCAAAACAAACTTTGGGCGGGAATGGCAAAAGAAACTGCCCATCAAATAGGCACGCCCCTGTCTTCATTAATTGGCTGGGTCGAAATCTTAAAAACAGAGAATATTGACCCCACAACCACAATCGAAATCGAAAAAGATGTTGATCGATTGCAAACCATTACCGATCGTTTTTCAAAAATAGGCTCCGAACCAGTTCTAGAAAAAAGCAACATTATAGAAGAAACTTTAAAAACCTACAACTACCTACAATCCCGATTTTCTAAGCAAATTGAATTTTCTTTTGAAAGTCCGAAATCCGAAATCTACACCATGCTCAATCCTACTTTGCACAGCTGGACTATAGAAAATTTAATAAAAAATGCCATCGATGCGATGAAAGGAAAAGGAAAAATTGCCGTTTCCATAGAAGAAGAACCACTGTATGTAAGAATTAATGTTACTGATAGCGGCAGCGGAATCCCTAAAAATCAATTCAATACCATTTTCGAACCGGGATTTACCACTAAAAAAAGAGGCTGGGGATTAGGACTTTCTTTAACCAAACGAATCGTAAAAGAATACCACAAAGGAAACATCAAAGTTTTACATTCTGAAATTGGTAAAGGAACCACCATGCAGGTCAAATACAACAAAATCTAA
- a CDS encoding DUF3127 domain-containing protein — protein sequence MEVTGKIKVVNPEQQVSASFRKREVVVTTEEQYPQHIMIEFTQDKCDLLNNYNIGEAVKVSINLRGREWVNPQGETRYFNSIQGWRIEKMAAEAPAAAPMPAAPAFAPATNLNEDEPDDLPF from the coding sequence ATGGAAGTTACAGGGAAAATTAAAGTTGTTAATCCAGAGCAACAAGTTAGTGCATCATTTAGAAAAAGAGAAGTAGTTGTAACTACAGAGGAGCAATATCCTCAACATATAATGATTGAGTTTACACAAGATAAATGTGATTTGTTGAACAATTACAATATTGGTGAAGCAGTAAAAGTATCTATCAATTTAAGAGGTAGAGAATGGGTAAATCCACAAGGAGAAACAAGATATTTTAACAGTATCCAAGGTTGGAGAATCGAAAAAATGGCTGCAGAAGCTCCTGCTGCTGCGCCAATGCCTGCTGCTCCTGCATTTGCACCAGCTACCAACTTAAACGAAGACGAACCGGACGATTTGCCGTTCTAA
- the aat gene encoding leucyl/phenylalanyl-tRNA--protein transferase, whose translation MYYLSQDLFFPPVHLAHSSGIIGLGGDLSPERLQLAYHSGIFPWFEDGEPITWWSPNPRMVLFLDELVVSKSMRNILNRKMFKVTFNQNFRDVISNCQNIKREGQNGTWITNDMIEAYCKLNELGIAKSVEVWQNDELVGGLYGVDLGHIFCGESMFSSVSNASKVAFIALVEKLKNENYKLLDCQVYNSHLESLGCREIERDEFMTILKS comes from the coding sequence ATGTATTATTTATCTCAAGACTTATTTTTTCCGCCTGTTCATTTAGCCCATTCCTCTGGAATTATAGGCTTAGGTGGCGATTTGTCTCCTGAGAGATTGCAATTGGCTTATCATAGCGGAATTTTTCCTTGGTTTGAAGATGGGGAACCTATTACCTGGTGGTCGCCAAATCCCAGAATGGTTTTGTTTCTGGATGAATTGGTAGTTTCTAAAAGCATGCGTAATATCCTGAACAGGAAAATGTTCAAAGTGACTTTCAATCAGAATTTCAGGGATGTGATTTCTAATTGTCAAAACATAAAACGGGAGGGTCAAAACGGAACCTGGATTACTAATGACATGATTGAAGCCTATTGTAAACTCAATGAATTAGGAATAGCCAAATCGGTTGAGGTTTGGCAGAATGATGAACTCGTTGGTGGTTTATATGGAGTCGATTTGGGACACATTTTTTGTGGAGAAAGTATGTTTTCTTCGGTTTCCAATGCTTCTAAAGTAGCTTTTATAGCCTTAGTTGAGAAACTTAAAAATGAGAATTACAAACTCCTCGATTGTCAGGTTTATAATTCTCATCTTGAAAGTTTAGGCTGTCGCGAAATTGAACGCGATGAGTTTATGACAATTTTAAAAAGTTAA
- a CDS encoding HesA/MoeB/ThiF family protein translates to MSLIQDFLRYNRQVILPEIGEEGQEKLKNAKVLVIGAGGLGCPILQYLAPAGVGTIGIVDFDTIEIHNLHRQILYTEEQLGLSKANTAKATIEKLNPLITVLAFEEKLTAENASRIIADFDIVVDGSDNFSTRYLVNDNCVTLGKPLVYGSILGFEGQLAVFNHQGSKNLRDLFPEPPNPKDVPNCSFNGVLGTLPGMIGTMMAHETLKLIIGLPGLKNELVLYKTLDWSFTKLTF, encoded by the coding sequence ATGAGCTTAATACAAGATTTTTTAAGATACAATCGCCAGGTAATTTTACCTGAAATTGGAGAAGAAGGACAAGAAAAATTAAAAAATGCCAAAGTACTTGTTATTGGTGCCGGCGGTTTAGGCTGTCCTATTTTACAATATCTGGCTCCTGCAGGTGTTGGAACCATTGGCATTGTAGATTTTGACACTATCGAAATTCATAATCTTCACCGTCAAATTTTATATACCGAAGAGCAACTAGGATTAAGCAAAGCCAATACAGCAAAAGCGACTATCGAAAAACTAAATCCGTTAATTACAGTTTTGGCTTTCGAAGAAAAACTAACCGCTGAAAATGCTTCCAGAATTATTGCTGATTTTGATATCGTAGTCGATGGTTCTGATAATTTTAGTACCCGCTATTTAGTGAATGATAATTGCGTAACTTTAGGAAAACCTTTGGTTTATGGCAGTATTTTAGGTTTCGAAGGTCAGTTAGCTGTTTTTAATCATCAGGGAAGCAAAAATCTACGTGATTTATTTCCTGAACCTCCTAACCCTAAAGATGTACCTAATTGTAGTTTTAATGGCGTGCTTGGTACTTTACCGGGGATGATTGGCACCATGATGGCACACGAAACCTTGAAATTAATTATCGGTTTACCGGGTTTAAAAAATGAATTGGTCTTATATAAAACCCTGGATTGGAGTTTTACTAAATTAACTTTTTAA
- the thiH gene encoding 2-iminoacetate synthase ThiH: protein MTTFKSVFEQYNWNEIQSKIYTTTARQVEQSLSKSKRNLDDFLTLISPAAQPYLEQMAQLSHELTKKRFGKTIQMYAPLYLSNECQNICTYCGFSLDNKIKRKTLTDSEIKIEAEALKKAGFDHVLLVTGEANYTVNINYFLNAIEQIREQFSIISVEVQPLSQEEYERLHEAGVYSVLVYQETYHQEVYKKYHTKGKKSNFDFRLDTPDRIGKAGIHKIGLGVLLGLEDWRTDSFFNALHLDYLQKTYWRTKYAVSFPRLRPAEGIIEPNFIMDDKDLTQLICAYRLWNEDVEISISTRENEKFRDNIIPIGTTSMSAGSKTNPGGYVVDPQSLEQFEISDERSVAEIAKIITERGYESVWKDWDRTFDFKF from the coding sequence ATGACAACATTTAAATCGGTTTTTGAACAATACAACTGGAACGAAATTCAATCCAAAATTTATACTACTACAGCCAGGCAAGTAGAACAATCATTGTCGAAATCAAAAAGAAATCTTGATGATTTTTTGACTTTAATTTCTCCTGCTGCTCAGCCGTATTTGGAACAAATGGCGCAATTAAGTCATGAATTGACCAAAAAAAGATTTGGTAAAACGATTCAGATGTATGCTCCGTTGTATCTAAGTAATGAATGCCAAAACATTTGCACCTATTGTGGTTTTAGTCTGGATAACAAAATCAAACGAAAAACCCTCACGGATTCGGAAATAAAAATCGAAGCCGAAGCCTTGAAAAAAGCAGGATTTGATCATGTTTTATTGGTTACCGGCGAAGCCAATTACACCGTAAACATCAATTACTTCCTGAATGCAATTGAACAAATAAGAGAACAATTCTCTATTATTTCTGTCGAAGTACAACCACTTTCACAGGAAGAATACGAGCGATTGCATGAAGCAGGAGTCTATTCGGTTTTAGTCTATCAGGAAACCTACCATCAGGAAGTATATAAAAAATACCATACCAAAGGCAAGAAATCAAATTTTGATTTCCGTCTTGACACTCCTGACCGAATTGGGAAAGCGGGTATTCACAAAATTGGATTGGGCGTTTTATTAGGTTTGGAAGATTGGCGCACTGACAGTTTCTTTAATGCCTTGCATTTGGATTATTTGCAAAAGACTTATTGGAGAACCAAATACGCAGTTTCGTTTCCAAGACTGCGTCCTGCCGAAGGAATTATCGAACCTAATTTTATCATGGACGATAAGGATTTAACCCAACTAATTTGTGCTTACCGTTTGTGGAATGAAGATGTGGAAATTTCAATTTCTACCCGCGAGAATGAAAAATTCAGAGATAACATTATTCCGATTGGAACTACCAGTATGAGTGCCGGTTCTAAAACTAATCCAGGAGGTTATGTGGTTGACCCACAATCATTAGAGCAATTTGAAATTAGTGATGAACGTTCTGTTGCAGAAATTGCAAAAATTATTACCGAAAGAGGATACGAATCTGTTTGGAAAGATTGGGATAGAACTTTTGATTTTAAATTTTAG
- a CDS encoding thiazole synthase codes for METSLFKIGDKELQSRLFLGTGKFGSNLQMEEAILASGSELVTVALKRVDLETDTDAILSHLKHPRINLLPNTSGARNAKEAVFAAQLAREALETNWLKLEIHPDPRYLLPDPIETLKATEELAKLGFIVLPYIHADPVLCKRLEDAGTAAVMPLGSPIGSNKGLKTIDFLEIIIEQSKVPVIIDAGIGAPSDAAKAMELGADAVLVNTAIAVAGNPKMMAEAFKEAVIAGRKAYEAKLGQQYSHAIASSPLTSFLYE; via the coding sequence ATGGAAACGTCATTGTTTAAAATTGGCGATAAAGAACTGCAATCGCGCTTGTTTTTAGGAACAGGGAAATTTGGTTCGAATCTCCAAATGGAAGAAGCTATCTTGGCTTCTGGGAGCGAATTAGTTACGGTTGCCTTAAAACGTGTCGATTTAGAAACCGATACCGATGCTATTTTATCACATTTAAAACATCCCAGAATCAATTTATTACCCAATACTTCGGGAGCCAGAAATGCTAAGGAAGCCGTTTTTGCAGCACAATTGGCAAGAGAAGCACTGGAAACAAATTGGTTAAAACTCGAAATTCATCCCGACCCAAGATACCTGCTACCCGATCCAATCGAAACCTTGAAAGCCACCGAGGAGTTGGCCAAATTAGGATTTATCGTTTTGCCTTACATCCACGCCGATCCCGTTTTATGTAAAAGATTAGAAGATGCCGGAACAGCAGCTGTAATGCCTTTGGGATCACCAATAGGAAGCAACAAAGGACTAAAAACTATCGATTTCCTGGAAATTATCATCGAACAATCTAAGGTTCCTGTGATTATTGATGCGGGAATTGGAGCACCATCAGATGCTGCCAAAGCTATGGAACTGGGTGCCGATGCCGTTTTAGTAAACACCGCAATTGCAGTAGCCGGAAATCCAAAAATGATGGCTGAAGCATTCAAAGAAGCTGTAATTGCAGGAAGAAAAGCCTACGAAGCCAAACTGGGACAGCAATACTCGCATGCAATAGCATCAAGTCCATTGACGTCGTTTTTATATGAATAA
- a CDS encoding thiamine phosphate synthase, whose translation MYKRLQYISQGNTIEAQLHNIQQALEHGCQWIQMRFKNATSEDTFTLAEAVKILCNQYSATFIINDNVPLVLEIDADGVHLGLSDMKIANARAILGNQKIIGGTANTFEDIQKHINQGADYIGLGPFRFTKTKEKLSPILGLEGYQNILSQLQEQQIKTPIYAIGGILTDDVESIIKTGIHGIAVSGLITESDSKTKLITELNEKLYGNVIV comes from the coding sequence ATGTATAAGCGTTTACAATACATATCGCAAGGAAACACAATTGAAGCACAATTGCACAACATTCAGCAAGCTTTAGAGCATGGCTGTCAATGGATTCAAATGCGTTTCAAAAATGCTACTTCAGAAGATACATTTACTTTGGCGGAAGCCGTAAAAATCTTGTGCAACCAATACTCAGCCACATTTATCATCAACGACAATGTACCACTAGTGCTGGAAATTGATGCCGACGGCGTTCATTTAGGACTAAGCGACATGAAAATAGCCAATGCAAGAGCAATTCTGGGTAACCAAAAAATCATTGGTGGCACAGCAAATACTTTTGAGGATATTCAAAAACACATCAATCAAGGTGCGGACTATATTGGCTTAGGTCCTTTTCGTTTCACAAAAACCAAAGAAAAATTAAGTCCGATTTTAGGATTAGAGGGCTACCAAAACATCCTGAGTCAGCTGCAAGAGCAACAAATAAAAACACCTATTTATGCTATTGGAGGCATCCTGACTGACGATGTGGAATCCATCATCAAAACAGGAATTCATGGTATTGCCGTTTCAGGTTTGATTACTGAAAGCGATAGCAAAACAAAATTAATAACTGAACTTAACGAAAAATTATATGGAAACGTCATTGTTTAA
- a CDS encoding hydroxymethylpyrimidine/phosphomethylpyrimidine kinase, whose amino-acid sequence MSTNRPFVLSIAGFDPSAGAGVLADIKTFEQHRVYGFAINTGNTIQTESDFFEMQWTALDFVLRSIEVLFQKYPVKAVKIGIVPSLDYLKSIVFSIKKLSPKTKIVWDTVLRSTTEFDFLTIENQNDLIAVLNEIELITPNYYEILKLDSKEKSVELIAEKLSKNCSILLKGGHHPTEVGTDYLHTPNQSFRLSPKNTEIYPKHGSGCVLSAAITANLALEQELLTACKNGKNYTENFLLSNPSQLGHHYV is encoded by the coding sequence ATGTCAACAAATCGTCCTTTCGTATTAAGCATTGCGGGTTTTGATCCTTCAGCCGGCGCAGGAGTTTTGGCAGATATCAAAACATTCGAACAACATCGGGTTTATGGATTTGCCATTAATACAGGCAATACCATTCAAACCGAGAGTGATTTTTTTGAAATGCAATGGACGGCTCTTGATTTTGTTTTGCGAAGTATTGAAGTATTATTCCAAAAATATCCTGTAAAAGCAGTAAAAATCGGAATTGTTCCTTCATTAGACTATTTAAAATCGATTGTTTTTTCGATAAAAAAGCTTTCGCCAAAAACCAAAATAGTGTGGGATACGGTTTTAAGATCTACTACTGAATTTGACTTTTTGACTATTGAAAATCAAAACGATTTGATTGCAGTGTTGAACGAAATAGAACTGATAACACCCAATTATTATGAAATTTTAAAATTGGATTCCAAGGAAAAATCAGTCGAACTTATTGCTGAAAAACTATCCAAAAACTGCTCTATTTTATTAAAAGGAGGACATCATCCCACGGAAGTTGGTACTGATTATTTGCATACACCAAATCAATCTTTCAGGCTTTCGCCAAAAAACACTGAAATATATCCAAAACACGGTTCGGGTTGTGTATTATCGGCAGCTATAACCGCTAATCTGGCCTTAGAACAAGAGCTTTTAACTGCCTGCAAAAACGGCAAAAATTATACGGAAAACTTTTTATTGTCAAACCCATCACAATTAGGACATCATTATGTATAA
- a CDS encoding thiamine phosphate synthase, whose translation MIVISNPTAISNEINTIHALFERGLELFHVRKPDFSEEEMKAFVTAIGLEYRSKLVLHSHHQLAEDLGVIRIHFPSTNRPDSFQKSEDFTVSTSTHSIEEFNVLSDDFDYAFLSPVFPSISKENYVPKTNLFEEIKNRTNFNTKTVALGGISAANIKQTLEKGFDDVALLGNIWNTENPIKNFESCQQIVLSY comes from the coding sequence ATGATAGTAATATCCAATCCAACAGCGATATCTAACGAAATCAATACCATCCATGCTCTTTTCGAGCGTGGATTGGAATTGTTTCATGTTCGAAAACCTGATTTTTCAGAGGAGGAAATGAAAGCTTTTGTAACTGCTATTGGATTAGAATATCGCAGCAAACTCGTTTTACACAGTCATCATCAATTGGCGGAAGATTTAGGAGTTATCCGGATTCATTTTCCTTCAACGAATAGACCTGACAGCTTTCAAAAATCTGAAGACTTTACAGTATCTACTTCAACACATTCTATCGAAGAATTTAATGTGTTGTCTGATGATTTTGATTATGCTTTTTTGAGTCCTGTTTTTCCTTCTATTTCAAAAGAAAACTATGTCCCAAAAACAAATTTATTCGAAGAAATTAAAAACAGAACTAATTTCAACACAAAAACAGTGGCTTTGGGAGGAATTTCGGCAGCAAATATTAAACAAACTCTAGAAAAAGGCTTTGATGATGTTGCTCTTTTAGGAAACATTTGGAACACGGAAAATCCAATTAAAAATTTTGAATCATGTCAACAAATCGTCCTTTCGTATTAA
- the thiC gene encoding phosphomethylpyrimidine synthase ThiC yields MTNEEQISRQPFPNSTKVYIDGEIHPIKVAMREIKLSDTKLSKGGVEKNPPVTVYDTSGPYTDPNIEIDVRKGLPRIREQWILDRNDVEELTEITSNYGKERLNDEKLNHLRFEYLHKPMRAKKGANVSQLHYAKKGIITPEMEYIAIRENQRIEQLETAQKAMQCQHAGHSFGANTPKSKITPEFVRSEIAAGRAIIPNNINHPESEPMIVGRNFLVKINANIGNSAVTSSIEEEVEKAVWACRWGADTIMDLSTGKNIHETREWIIRNSPVPIGTVPIYQALEKVNGIAEDLTWEIFRDTLIEQAEQGVSYFTIHAGVLLRYIHLTANRVTGIVSRGGSIMAKWCLFHHKENFLYTHFEEICEIMKQYDVAFSLGDGLRPGSIADANDAAQFAELETLGELTKIAWKHDVQVFIEGPGHVPMHMIKENMDKQLEHCSEAPFYTLGPLTTDIAPGYDHITSAIGAAMIGWYGCAMLCYVTPKEHLGLPNKKDVKDGVITYKISAHAADLAKGHPGAQYRDNALSKARFEFRWEDQFNLALDPDTAREFHDETLPADGAKVAHFCSMCGPKFCSMKISQEIRDVEEAKKGMQEKSEEFIEQGKEIYI; encoded by the coding sequence ATGACAAACGAAGAACAAATTTCCAGACAACCCTTCCCGAATTCGACCAAAGTGTACATAGATGGTGAAATCCACCCGATAAAAGTGGCTATGCGCGAAATCAAATTATCCGACACTAAACTTTCTAAAGGTGGTGTGGAGAAAAATCCTCCGGTAACAGTTTATGATACTTCAGGTCCTTATACCGATCCAAATATCGAAATTGATGTTCGCAAAGGATTACCTCGCATCCGTGAGCAATGGATTCTGGATCGTAATGATGTGGAAGAATTAACCGAAATTACTTCTAATTACGGTAAAGAACGTTTGAATGATGAAAAACTAAATCACCTTCGTTTTGAATATTTACACAAACCGATGCGTGCTAAAAAAGGAGCGAATGTTTCGCAATTGCATTATGCTAAAAAAGGAATTATCACTCCAGAAATGGAATACATTGCCATTCGTGAAAACCAACGCATCGAGCAATTAGAAACGGCACAAAAAGCAATGCAATGCCAACATGCAGGACATAGTTTTGGAGCCAATACTCCAAAAAGCAAAATCACTCCTGAATTTGTACGCTCTGAAATTGCAGCAGGACGTGCCATCATCCCTAACAACATCAACCACCCTGAAAGTGAGCCGATGATTGTGGGACGTAACTTCCTGGTAAAAATCAATGCTAATATCGGAAACAGTGCCGTTACTTCGTCTATCGAAGAAGAAGTAGAAAAAGCGGTTTGGGCTTGCCGTTGGGGAGCTGATACCATTATGGATTTATCAACTGGAAAAAACATCCACGAAACCAGAGAATGGATTATCCGTAACTCTCCGGTGCCAATTGGGACGGTGCCAATTTACCAGGCTTTGGAAAAAGTAAACGGTATTGCCGAAGATTTAACTTGGGAAATTTTCCGTGATACTTTGATTGAACAGGCTGAACAAGGAGTCTCTTATTTCACTATTCACGCAGGAGTACTGTTAAGATATATTCATTTAACAGCTAATCGTGTAACGGGAATTGTATCTCGTGGAGGTTCGATTATGGCTAAATGGTGTTTGTTTCATCACAAAGAAAACTTCTTGTACACGCATTTTGAAGAAATCTGCGAAATCATGAAACAATATGATGTGGCTTTCTCTCTTGGAGATGGTTTACGCCCGGGTTCTATTGCCGATGCGAATGATGCAGCACAATTTGCCGAATTGGAAACTTTAGGCGAACTGACAAAAATTGCCTGGAAACACGATGTTCAGGTATTTATTGAAGGACCGGGTCACGTACCAATGCACATGATTAAAGAGAATATGGACAAACAATTAGAGCACTGTTCTGAAGCGCCATTTTACACCCTTGGACCATTAACTACCGATATTGCTCCTGGTTATGACCACATCACTTCTGCCATTGGTGCGGCAATGATTGGCTGGTATGGCTGTGCAATGTTGTGTTATGTTACACCAAAAGAACACCTTGGCTTACCAAACAAAAAAGACGTAAAAGACGGAGTTATCACCTATAAAATCTCAGCTCACGCTGCTGACTTGGCTAAAGGACATCCTGGAGCACAATACCGCGACAATGCGTTGAGTAAAGCCCGTTTTGAATTCCGTTGGGAAGACCAATTCAACTTAGCTCTTGACCCTGATACAGCCCGTGAATTCCACGATGAAACCTTACCTGCTGACGGAGCTAAAGTAGCGCATTTCTGTTCTATGTGTGGCCCAAAATTCTGTTCAATGAAAATATCTCAGGAAATCCGCGATGTTGAAGAAGCTAAAAAAGGGATGCAGGAGAAATCAGAGGAGTTTATTGAGCAAGGAAAAGAAATCTATATCTAA
- the thiS gene encoding sulfur carrier protein ThiS: MELKINNQIKQFQADALSIQALLDIEIPQKQNGIAVAVNSNVIPKSNWDSHHLSETDDILIISATQGG, from the coding sequence ATGGAACTAAAAATCAACAATCAAATCAAACAATTTCAAGCAGATGCGCTAAGCATTCAAGCCTTGCTCGATATTGAAATTCCCCAAAAACAAAATGGCATTGCTGTAGCCGTAAACAGTAACGTAATTCCAAAATCCAATTGGGACAGTCACCACTTATCCGAAACTGACGATATTTTAATTATTTCAGCTACACAGGGAGGATAA
- a CDS encoding DNA-3-methyladenine glycosylase I, giving the protein MEAKTRCAWCEKDDLYRKYHDEEWGTPVYDDPTLFEFLILETFQAGLSWYTVLAKRENFREAFDQFDYQKVATYSEEKIQELMTNPGIIRNQLKIRAAVSNALAFMKVQEEFGSFSKYIWAFTEGKPIDNNPKSLKEVPATTPLSDAISKDLKKRGFKFVGSTVVYAHMQATGMVNDHIEECWTRNQ; this is encoded by the coding sequence ATGGAAGCAAAAACACGTTGCGCCTGGTGCGAAAAAGACGATTTATACCGTAAATACCATGATGAAGAATGGGGAACACCTGTTTATGACGACCCAACTTTATTTGAATTTTTAATTTTGGAAACTTTTCAGGCGGGCTTAAGTTGGTATACTGTTTTGGCAAAAAGAGAAAATTTTCGCGAAGCTTTTGACCAATTTGACTATCAAAAAGTCGCTACTTATTCCGAGGAAAAAATTCAGGAACTCATGACCAATCCAGGGATTATCCGCAACCAGTTAAAAATCCGTGCTGCCGTTTCCAATGCCCTTGCCTTTATGAAAGTTCAGGAAGAATTTGGCAGTTTTTCCAAATACATCTGGGCTTTTACCGAAGGAAAACCTATCGACAACAACCCAAAATCACTCAAAGAAGTTCCCGCTACCACTCCCCTTTCAGATGCTATTAGCAAAGATTTAAAAAAACGCGGATTCAAGTTCGTAGGTTCCACCGTAGTCTACGCTCACATGCAGGCAACCGGAATGGTTAACGACCACATAGAAGAATGTTGGACAAGAAATCAGTAA
- a CDS encoding queuosine precursor transporter, whose amino-acid sequence MFQSKKDLVYVILAGIFITNAVVAELIGGKLIYVGPYLMSIGILPWPVVFLTTDLINEYFGKDGVRKLSLITACLISYCFVLLFFALKIPAVKGDGLVTDAQFHAVFGQSMWIIVGSITAFMVSQLIDVTIFHFFKQKTGNKMIWLRSTGSTVISQLFDSFIVLGIAFWMTGKISTPDYIASAFTGYFVKLTIAIVLTPLIYLGHSMIEKYIHSK is encoded by the coding sequence ATGTTTCAATCCAAAAAAGACCTTGTTTACGTAATACTCGCCGGAATTTTTATCACCAATGCTGTTGTCGCCGAATTGATTGGCGGAAAACTCATTTACGTTGGCCCTTATTTGATGAGTATCGGAATTTTACCCTGGCCAGTTGTATTCCTTACCACCGACTTAATCAATGAATATTTTGGAAAAGATGGGGTTCGAAAACTTTCTTTAATTACCGCCTGCTTGATTTCGTATTGTTTTGTTTTATTGTTTTTTGCCTTAAAAATTCCAGCTGTCAAAGGCGATGGTTTAGTGACCGACGCACAATTTCACGCTGTTTTTGGGCAAAGTATGTGGATTATTGTCGGAAGCATTACTGCCTTTATGGTCTCGCAGTTAATCGACGTAACCATTTTTCATTTTTTCAAACAAAAAACAGGCAACAAAATGATTTGGCTCCGAAGTACCGGTTCCACTGTCATTTCCCAACTTTTCGATAGTTTTATCGTTTTGGGAATTGCCTTTTGGATGACCGGAAAAATCTCCACTCCCGACTATATAGCATCAGCATTTACAGGTTATTTCGTCAAACTAACAATCGCCATAGTATTGACACCGTTAATCTATTTAGGACATTCGATGATTGAAAAATACATTCATAGCAAATAA